The DNA sequence CACACTGCTCGGTTCTCGTCGTACGGCCGGAGAAGACCGAGGAAGCATGAGCTCGTCGCCCGCAACCATCGTCTGCGGGGTCGACCACTCTCCCGGCGCACGGACCGCGGCGGCGGTCGCGAGAGGGCTGTCGGGACGGCTCGGCGCTGACCTGGTTCTGGTGTATGCCGTGCCGCTCCCGCGCGCGTCGCGTGAGCTCGGCGTGGCCGAGCCGGCGAGCTTCATCACGGTCGATCAGATGCAGCAGGTGGGCGTCACCCTGCTCGAAGAGATCGTCAAGGAGCTCGGTGGCGGCCCCGAGATCGCACGGGCGGTGCGGATCGGAGGCGCGGCAGAGGTCGTCGGAGCGACCGCGGAGGATGCGCTGGCCGAACTCGTCGTCGTTGGGTCACGCGGACGGGGATCGGTCGGCTCACTCCTTCTCGGCAGCGTGTCTCGGTCCCTCGCCGCTCGCGGGCCGTGCCCGACGCTGATCGTGCCGGAGTCGGCATCACCCATCGGAGACGGGCCGATCATCTGCGCCGTCGACGACAGCGACGGCGCACGCGCTGCGCTTCGAAAAGCCGCGGACGTCTCCGAGCGCCTCGCAAGCCAACTTCTGGTCGTGACCGTCAAGACGGTCGATGACCCCACGTCGTCCGCCGATCAGCACCCCGTCGACGATGCGGGTCTCGGTACGAGGCCGGAGTGGATCTACCTGCGCGGCGAACCGGCCGGCGCGATCATCGCGGCGGCGGACGCGCACCGGGCGGACCTGATCGTCATCGGATCCCGCGGGCGCGGGGCTCTGGCAGCGTCGGTGCTCGGCAGCGTCTCCACATCGGTCGCGGGCCGGTCCACGTGCCCGGTGATGGTCGTCCGGGCCATGGCATAGCCAGGACTTCTCGCCGGAGCTCGTTGCCGGTTACCATCACCTCCATGGCACCGGACGGATGCGCCGCCGAACCTGTGATCATCGCCACAGACGGCTCCGAGTCGGCCGAGCGGGCGGTGATCGTCGGCGCGAGGATGGCACGGATGTTCGGGACGAGGGCGGTCCTCGTCTACGTGCGGCCCTCGATCGGCCTGCTGGGGGAGCCGGACTACCAGGAGAAGCTGACCGAGCAGATGGCATACGCGCGAGCCGCCATCGACCGCGCGCAGACGCTTGTCAGCCAGGAAGGATGCGAAGCTGACGCCGAGATCCTCGAGGGCAACGCGCGTGACCGGGTCGTCGAGCTCGCGCAGGCCCGCAACGCGCCCATGATCGTCGTCGGATCACGGGGGCTCGGTGCGGTCACCGGCGCGCTGCTCGGCTCGGTCTCGAGCGCGCTCATCCATCGGGCGGATCGGCCCGTGCTCGTTGTCCCGACCGCGACGGGCGACGACGTGGGCGGCTGACAGCACCTCCCGGCGACGGCGGCCGACGCATCGGCCTCTGCGACCGGCCCTCTCTGCCCATCGCGCGACACATGCGGTCCTCCCCGCCGCCGAATGGAGCGCCGCGCCGATGGCACGGGCGACCCGTCGCGACGAGGCTCCTGATCGGAGACAACGACACGGGAGGGTTCGATGAGCATCGTGATCCAGCCGCGTCGGCCGCCCGCCATGCGCGTTCGCATGCAGCGGCGTCCGGCCGCGGCACCGAAGGCCGACGGACCGGCGTTGCGACCGGTCATCGCCGCCGTCGACGGGTCGGCGGCCGGCAGGGCAGCGACCGCCGAGGCGATCGCGGCGGCGCGCGAGCTGGGTGCGCCGGTCGTGCTCGTTCATGTCCGCCGCGCACCGTCGAGCGTCTGGGGCAGGCCGTCTTACGAGCGCCGCTTGGAGCGGTCCCTGCGCAGAGGCCGCGAGGCGCTCGCCACGGCGGCGGCGGAGGCGAAGGCAGCCGGCGTCGAGGCACAGACCGAGATCCTCGAGGGCCGGCCGGCCCGGAGGATCGCCGAGTTCGCCCGCGCCCGCGACGCCCAGCTGGTCATCCTCGGGCCACGCCGGCGATGGGCGGTCACGAGCGGCTCTCGCGGCGTCGCCGGCGCGGGCCTTCCCGTCGCGCGAGCGGCCTCGGCCAAGGCCGCCTGCCGTCGGCGGCCGCACGAAATGGGGTGAGGACCCCATGTGGCGGCTCGCGCCGGCCCGCAACCATGGTGACTCGTACGTCCGCCCCCGCCGGCGGATCAGGAACGCAAAAGGAGGGAACTTCCCAATGACGACCATCGACTCTTCGTCGGCCTTCCCGCTCCGGCTGGAGGGCAGACTCGAACCGCGACTCAACCGCGGACTCTGGCTCGTCAAGTGGCTGCTCGTGCTGCCGCACATGCTCGTGCTCGCGCTGCTCTGGACCGCGTTCGCCGTCCTGAGCCTGGTCGCGCTGGTCTCCATCCTCGCGACCGGGCGCTACCCGCGCGGTGTCTTCGACTTCAACGTCGGGGTCTTGCGCTGGACCTGGCGGGTCGCCTACTACTCGTACGGCGCCCTCGGCACGGACCGCTACCCGCCGTTCACGCTGGCCGACGTGCCGGACTATCCGGCCAGGGTCGAGGTGGAGTACCCCCGGTCGCTCTCACGTGGCCTCGCGCTCGTGAAGTGGTGGCTGCTGGCCCTGCCTCACTACCTGGTCGTGGCCGTGTTCGCAGGTGGCGCCTGGACGGCCTGGGCCCACAACGGCTGGGGCTGGAGCGGCGGCGGCCTGATCTCGCTGCTCGCGGTGATCGCCGGCTTCGCGCTGCTGATCACCGGGAGCTACCCACGGCCGATCTACGACTTCGTGCTCGGCATGAACCGCTGGGTCTTCCGGGTCGTGGCGTACGCAGCGCTTTTGACCGACACATACCCGCCGTTCCGGCTCGACCAGGGCGGCGACGACCCGGCCGAGGGCGGGCGGCACGTCGCCCCGCCGGCGCCGGAGCCGGTGCACTCGTGAGTGCCGCGGACACCATCCGGTACGAGGTGGCGATCGTCGGGGCCGGCCAGGCCGGCCTCGCGATCGGCCGCCTGCTCGCAGAGCAGGGGCGGCGCTTCGTGATCCTCGAGGCGGCCGACCACATCGGCGCTGCGTGGAGGGAGCGGTGGGACTCGCTCGTCCTCTTCACGCCGCGCCGCTACGACGCCCTGCCCGGACTCGACTTCCCCGGAGATCCGGACGGGTACCCGGCCCGCGACGAGGTGATCGAGTACCTCGAGCGCCACGCCGACCACTTCGGCCTGCCGGTCGAGCTCTCGAGCCCGGTCCGGAAGCTGACCCATGACGGCAGCACGTTCGTGCTCGAGGCCGGCGACAGGACGATCCTGGCCGATCAGGTGGTCGTCGCCACCGGGCCGTTTCAGCGGCCCCGGGTCCCGGCCCTGGCGGGCGAGCTCGGGCCGGATGTGTTCCAGGCGCACAGCGCGGGCTACCGCCGGCCGGGTGACGTCCCTCAGAGCCGTGTGCTCGTCGCCGGCGGTGGGAACACGGGCTTCCAGATCGCCGCGGAGCTCGCGCGGACGCACGAGGTGCACCTCGCGATCGGATCGCGGCAGACGCCGCTTCCCCAGCGCCTTTTGGGCCGTGACCTGTTCTGGTGGCTCACGAAGCTCGGCTTGCTCCGGAAGACCGTCGACTCGCGGGTCGGTCGCAGGGCGAGCGGGCGCGACACGCTGATCGGCTCGAGCCCGCGCCGGATCCGGCGCCTGGGCGTTCGCGTGCACCCCCGGCTGGTGCGCGCGCAAGGCCGCACGGCGGCCTTCGCCGACGGCGGCGAGCTGGCGGTCGACGCCGTCATCTGGGCCACTGGCTATGCGCCCGACCACTCCTGGATCCAGCTGCCCGTCCACGAGGAGGACGGCCGGATCCGGCACCGCCGCGGCGTCACGGGGGTGCACGGCCTCTACTTCGTCGGCCTCTCGTGGCAGCACACCCGCGGGTCAGCATTGCTCGGCTTCGTCGGGGACGACGCCGCGTTCATCGCGGCGCAGATTGCCGCACACACGCAAGGGGCGGCCGAGGCCGCCGACATCGAACCAGACGGCGCCGCGCCGGAGCCGGCCGGCGTCGGGGAGGGACAAATGAGGCGCAACCGGTGAGGACACGTTCTCCCGGGAGACCGCCGGGCTGCCTGAGGCGACCGAACCCCGCACCATCAGGGCGGACGAACACGGGCTCGAGCTTCGGATCGCGCCGGTCAGGAAACGGCTCCTCGACGACACCGTGCGGATGATCGCGTACAACGGCTCCGTCCCCGGGCCGATCATCCGCGCGCGAGGGATCGGAGCTGGAGGTGCTGGTCCAGAACGACGGCGACCTCGAGACGACCGTCCACTGGCATGGACTGCGGCTCGACAACCGCGACGACGGCACCCACGAGACCCAGGCGCCGATCCCGATCGGAGGCAGCTTCCGCTCGCACCACGAGAGCGGGATGATGTTCACCTTCGACGTCGAGCCCGCGCCCGTCTGAGCGTGTCTGGACCCGCCAATCGGGGTCAGACCCCGTTTGGCGGGTCCGCCCGACGCCGACCGCGCGATCCCCGGTCCGCGCCGATGCGCTCGGGCTGCTGCGGGCTGCGCGGCCGGGCGAACACGCCACCATGGCCTCGGCGCTCGGCTCGTCCGGTCGGAACTTCGCCTTCCGGGCGAGGCGTCACGATGGCACCCGGCGCTCCGCCTTCCCACTCCCAGCGCATGATCGGGTCGTCCGGCACGTCGCGCCTCTTCCACTCGACAGGTGAACTGTACCCTGGCCCGGCCACACGCCATCGTGCGGGATGGGTGAAGGACGGGCACCGGATACGGCCGGCGGCCCATGGCGCCGGCCGGTCGCGCAGCCGATCATCCGGGTACAGCGAGCGGACACCAGTCCCACCAACCCCACGAGCCCAGGCCGGAGCCGCTCGCTGTAGCAGGAGGGGCCGGGGCGCGCGGCGAAGGCGCGCCCCGGCCGGGAGACCTCCTGATGGTGTTCCCGGCACCGCCCGCACGGTTTCGCCCCCGCGGCCGGCGGGCACCAGCGGCGAGGAGAGGGGGGATCGTGGAATCGAGCTTCCGGCTGGGCCGGATCGCGGGTGTGGAGGTCGGGGTCAACTGGAGCTGGCTCGTCGTCTTCGCGCTGATCACGTGGTCGCTCGCGGCGGGCGTGTTCCCGGATCGGGACCCGGGCCGATCCCAGGCCGCCTACATCGTCATGGCGGCGATCGCCGCCGTTCTCTTCTTCGCCTCGCTCCTCGGCCACGAGCTCGGCCACGCCGTCACCGCGCGCCGCGAGGGGATGGAGCTCGACGGCATCACGCTCTGGCTCTTCGGCGGCGTCGCGCGGTTCAAGGGCCAGTTTCCGAGCGCCGGAGCGGAGCTTCGGATCGCGCTCGCGGGACCGCTCGTCTCGCTCGTGATCGGCGTAGCGTGCTCGCTGCTCGCCTGGGCGATCGCGCTGCCCGGCAGCGTGGACGGCGTGCTCGCGTGGATCGGCTACGTCAACCTGATCCTGCTCGTCTTCAACCTCCTGCCGGCGCTGCCGCTCGACGGCGGCCGCGTGCTGCGCGCGCTGCTCTGGGGAGCCAGGGCGGATTTCGCCTGGGCCACCAACGTGGCCGCGTCGATCGGGCGCGGGTTCGGCTACCTGCTGATCGCCGGCGGCATCGCCCTCTTCACGTTCCAGGGCGCGTTCGGCGGCGCCTGGCTGGCGTTCATCGGCTGGTTCCTCCTCGGCGCGGCGACAGCCGAGCAGCGCTACGTCGCCGCCCGTCAGGCGCTCGCCGGACTCCGCGTCCGCGACGTGATGACCCCCGATCCGATCACCGTCCCGTCCGACCACAGCCTGGGCGAGTTCATCGACGACGTGGCCTGGCAGCGCCGCCACACCACCTATCCGGTGATGGACGACGGCCGCTTCGTCGGCCTGCTCGCGTTTCGGTGCGTCTCATCCGTGCCGCGCGACGACTGGGACGTCCGCAGCGTGCGCAGCTGCATGATCCCGGCCGACGAGGTGCCGACCCTGCATCCGGAGGCGGCCGCCGTCGACGCCCTGGTCGAGCTCTCGGAGTCGAGCGCCAACCGTGGCGTCGTCGTCGACGAGGGACGCCTGGTCGGCATCATCTCGGCGGCCGACCTGGGACGGGCGCTCGACGCGGGTCCGCGCCGCCGGCGTGCGGCGCCGGGGCCTGAGCCGACGGTGGTCGGCACGGGCCGCCCGGCCTGACGGATGTTCGAGTCGCTCGTCGACCTGGCATCGGGCTCGGCGTGGACATACGGGCTCGTATTCGCACTGGCCGCGCTCGACGTCCTGGTGCCGATCGTCCCGTCCGAGTCCCTGCTGGTGGCGGCCGCGGCGCTCTCCGCGTCGGGCCGGCTGGACGTCTTCCTGGTCGCCGGGGCGGCGGCGGCGGGCGCGCTGCTCGGTGACAACGTCGCGTTCTTCTGCGGGCGGCTGCTGGACACACGCATGCGCCGGTGGCTCGAGGCGACGCCGCGCCGGCGTGAGCGGCTGGAATGGGCCGAGCACCAGCTCGACCGGCGCGGCGGAACGATCATCATCGGCGCGCGCTTCATCCCCGGAGGGCGCACGGTGACGATGCTCGCCGCCGGCCTCCTGGAGATGCCCTGGCGCCGGTTCGTGGCGTTCGACATCGCCGCCGCTGTGATCTGGGCCCTCTACGGGACCGCCATCGGGTACTTCGGCGGCACCGCCTTCGAGGACGAGCCCGTCATCGGCATCGGAGTGGCGCTCGCGCTGGCGCTCGTCGCGGGCGCGGTGATCGAGGTGGGCCGGCGGTTGGTCGGACGGCTGCGTTCCGCGAGCGGTGATGCCTGACATCCACCGCCCCGCATCGCGTCTAGCCCTGCGCCGGGTCGACCACCAGCGTCGCGACCAGCATCAGCACCAGCAGGGCGATCACGATCACGACCAGCGCGCGGGGAACCTGCATCGTCATCTCACCCCCTCTGTGTTGCCTGCCGCACCAGGAGACGAGAGGATCCCGTGATGCTCGACGTCTCGGCCGCCGGATGGGCAGGGACGCTCGCCGTGGTCGGCGGGCTGTTCGCCGTCGACATCGGCTACTCCGCCCGCCGGCCGCACGCGGTCGGCTTCGGCGAAGCCGTCGCCTGGTCGGTCTTCTACATCGCGGTCGCCGTCGCCTTCGGAGTGGTGTTCGGAATCGCGGCGGGGTGGGAC is a window from the Gaiellales bacterium genome containing:
- a CDS encoding universal stress protein — protein: MSSSPATIVCGVDHSPGARTAAAVARGLSGRLGADLVLVYAVPLPRASRELGVAEPASFITVDQMQQVGVTLLEEIVKELGGGPEIARAVRIGGAAEVVGATAEDALAELVVVGSRGRGSVGSLLLGSVSRSLAARGPCPTLIVPESASPIGDGPIICAVDDSDGARAALRKAADVSERLASQLLVVTVKTVDDPTSSADQHPVDDAGLGTRPEWIYLRGEPAGAIIAAADAHRADLIVIGSRGRGALAASVLGSVSTSVAGRSTCPVMVVRAMA
- a CDS encoding universal stress protein, coding for MAPDGCAAEPVIIATDGSESAERAVIVGARMARMFGTRAVLVYVRPSIGLLGEPDYQEKLTEQMAYARAAIDRAQTLVSQEGCEADAEILEGNARDRVVELAQARNAPMIVVGSRGLGAVTGALLGSVSSALIHRADRPVLVVPTATGDDVGG
- a CDS encoding universal stress protein, whose amino-acid sequence is MSIVIQPRRPPAMRVRMQRRPAAAPKADGPALRPVIAAVDGSAAGRAATAEAIAAARELGAPVVLVHVRRAPSSVWGRPSYERRLERSLRRGREALATAAAEAKAAGVEAQTEILEGRPARRIAEFARARDAQLVILGPRRRWAVTSGSRGVAGAGLPVARAASAKAACRRRPHEMG
- a CDS encoding DUF4389 domain-containing protein, with the protein product MTTIDSSSAFPLRLEGRLEPRLNRGLWLVKWLLVLPHMLVLALLWTAFAVLSLVALVSILATGRYPRGVFDFNVGVLRWTWRVAYYSYGALGTDRYPPFTLADVPDYPARVEVEYPRSLSRGLALVKWWLLALPHYLVVAVFAGGAWTAWAHNGWGWSGGGLISLLAVIAGFALLITGSYPRPIYDFVLGMNRWVFRVVAYAALLTDTYPPFRLDQGGDDPAEGGRHVAPPAPEPVHS
- a CDS encoding NAD(P)/FAD-dependent oxidoreductase encodes the protein MSAADTIRYEVAIVGAGQAGLAIGRLLAEQGRRFVILEAADHIGAAWRERWDSLVLFTPRRYDALPGLDFPGDPDGYPARDEVIEYLERHADHFGLPVELSSPVRKLTHDGSTFVLEAGDRTILADQVVVATGPFQRPRVPALAGELGPDVFQAHSAGYRRPGDVPQSRVLVAGGGNTGFQIAAELARTHEVHLAIGSRQTPLPQRLLGRDLFWWLTKLGLLRKTVDSRVGRRASGRDTLIGSSPRRIRRLGVRVHPRLVRAQGRTAAFADGGELAVDAVIWATGYAPDHSWIQLPVHEEDGRIRHRRGVTGVHGLYFVGLSWQHTRGSALLGFVGDDAAFIAAQIAAHTQGAAEAADIEPDGAAPEPAGVGEGQMRRNR
- a CDS encoding site-2 protease family protein gives rise to the protein MESSFRLGRIAGVEVGVNWSWLVVFALITWSLAAGVFPDRDPGRSQAAYIVMAAIAAVLFFASLLGHELGHAVTARREGMELDGITLWLFGGVARFKGQFPSAGAELRIALAGPLVSLVIGVACSLLAWAIALPGSVDGVLAWIGYVNLILLVFNLLPALPLDGGRVLRALLWGARADFAWATNVAASIGRGFGYLLIAGGIALFTFQGAFGGAWLAFIGWFLLGAATAEQRYVAARQALAGLRVRDVMTPDPITVPSDHSLGEFIDDVAWQRRHTTYPVMDDGRFVGLLAFRCVSSVPRDDWDVRSVRSCMIPADEVPTLHPEAAAVDALVELSESSANRGVVVDEGRLVGIISAADLGRALDAGPRRRRAAPGPEPTVVGTGRPA
- a CDS encoding DedA family protein, encoding MFESLVDLASGSAWTYGLVFALAALDVLVPIVPSESLLVAAAALSASGRLDVFLVAGAAAAGALLGDNVAFFCGRLLDTRMRRWLEATPRRRERLEWAEHQLDRRGGTIIIGARFIPGGRTVTMLAAGLLEMPWRRFVAFDIAAAVIWALYGTAIGYFGGTAFEDEPVIGIGVALALALVAGAVIEVGRRLVGRLRSASGDA